From the Flavobacterium galactosidilyticum genome, one window contains:
- a CDS encoding DUF4254 domain-containing protein — protein sequence MFSKLAYSVFEKSIRDYHQFDSVDQPISNPYPKDKFEHLLYHKNWIDTVQWHFEDIIRDPNIDPVAALTLKRRIDASNQERTDMVEYIDSYFLQKYSQVVIKDNAKINSESPAWAFDRLSILALKIYHMNEEATREEATQDHRDKCQVKLNVLLEQRTDLSAAIDDLLTDIEKGDKFMKVYKQMKMYNDDELNPVLYQNKK from the coding sequence ATGTTTTCAAAATTAGCTTATTCTGTATTCGAAAAAAGTATTAGGGACTATCATCAATTTGATAGTGTAGATCAACCTATCAGCAATCCGTATCCTAAAGATAAATTTGAACATTTGTTGTATCATAAAAATTGGATTGATACCGTACAATGGCATTTTGAAGATATTATTCGCGATCCAAATATTGATCCAGTTGCGGCCTTGACCTTAAAGCGTAGAATTGATGCTTCTAATCAAGAACGTACTGATATGGTAGAATATATTGATAGTTATTTTCTTCAAAAATACAGTCAGGTTGTTATCAAAGACAATGCTAAAATTAACTCTGAAAGTCCGGCTTGGGCTTTTGATAGATTGTCTATTTTAGCTTTGAAAATTTATCATATGAATGAGGAAGCTACTCGCGAGGAAGCTACTCAAGATCATAGAGATAAATGTCAAGTAAAATTGAATGTTTTACTAGAACAAAGAACAGATTTATCTGCAGCCATTGACGATTTACTAACTGATATTGAAAAGGGTGATAAATTCATGAAAGTGTACAAGCAAATGAAAATGTACAATGACGATGAATTAAATCCTGTATTGTACCAAAATAAGAAATAG
- a CDS encoding ferredoxin--NADP reductase, whose translation MSSFLKLIIKEVKRETKDAVSILFNVPEELKANYNFIAGQYLNLKLTLDGQEIRRAYSICSSPESGELRIAIKAVKHGTFSPFANTKLKAGDVIEVGTPEGKFTFEPQAERQKNYVAFAAGSGITPIMSILKSVLKNEPKSSFVLVYGNKTPEETIFHQELHDLQLQYVGRLFVHYVYSQAKVEPALFGRIEKSTVNFVLNNKHKELEFDKFYLCGPEEMINIVSNVLKEHNVKDSAIKFELFASSSAENNIEKSLSGHSKITIMVDDDETTFEMSQKQTVLDAALKQGIDAPYSCQGGICSSCLARVTSGTAEMTKNSILTDKEIASGLILTCQAHPTSESIYIDYDDV comes from the coding sequence ATGTCATCCTTTTTAAAACTAATTATAAAAGAAGTAAAACGCGAAACTAAAGACGCCGTTTCTATCCTTTTTAACGTTCCTGAAGAACTTAAAGCAAATTACAATTTCATTGCTGGTCAATACCTAAATTTGAAATTAACATTAGACGGTCAGGAAATTCGTCGTGCGTATTCGATATGCTCATCTCCAGAAAGTGGCGAACTTCGCATTGCAATTAAAGCGGTTAAGCACGGTACTTTTTCTCCATTTGCCAATACAAAACTAAAAGCTGGAGATGTAATTGAAGTGGGAACTCCCGAAGGAAAATTTACATTTGAACCACAAGCGGAGCGACAAAAAAATTATGTGGCTTTTGCAGCTGGAAGCGGAATTACACCAATTATGTCAATACTAAAATCAGTATTAAAAAACGAACCGAAGAGTTCTTTTGTATTGGTTTACGGGAACAAAACGCCAGAAGAAACCATCTTTCACCAAGAATTACACGATTTGCAATTACAATATGTAGGACGCCTTTTTGTTCATTACGTATACAGTCAAGCTAAAGTGGAACCTGCTTTGTTCGGGCGAATTGAAAAATCGACAGTGAATTTTGTTCTGAATAATAAACACAAGGAATTGGAATTTGATAAGTTCTACTTATGTGGTCCAGAAGAAATGATTAATATCGTTTCTAATGTTTTAAAAGAACACAACGTTAAGGACAGCGCAATAAAGTTTGAATTATTTGCTTCTTCTAGTGCTGAAAATAATATCGAAAAATCATTAAGCGGACATTCTAAAATCACAATTATGGTGGATGATGACGAAACCACTTTTGAAATGTCTCAGAAACAAACCGTTCTTGATGCCGCTTTAAAACAAGGTATCGATGCTCCTTATTCTTGCCAAGGCGGAATTTGCAGTAGTTGTCTTGCTCGTGTTACATCAGGAACTGCTGAAATGACTAAAAACTCGATCCTTACTGATAAAGAAATCGCAAGTGGATTGATTCTTACCTGTCAAGCGCATCCAACATCTGAGAGTATTTATATTGACTATGATGATGTTTAG
- a CDS encoding glycosyltransferase family 9 protein, with protein sequence MRLSAMGDVAMTVPVLRAFVKQYPAIQLTVISRPFFKPFFDGIPNVSFFAFDEKERHKGFLGLLRLFQDLRALHIDAFADLHNVLRSQITRNLFALSGKKVAAVDKGRQEKKQLTRAENKFFKQLPTMFERHCKVFEKIGFPVNLSTPEFPGKAILNVEILKIIGDNQEKLIGIAPFAQYDSKVYPIDLMQEVINELALNSNHTILLFGGGKKEIEVLESLSKGKDNVINMAGKIKFQQELQLISNLDVMLSMDSGNAHIAAMLGIKVVTLWGATHPFAGFSPFNQPLEHALVSDREKYPLLPTSVYGNKKVEGYEDVMRTIEPNKVVAYIQSLL encoded by the coding sequence ATGAGACTTTCCGCAATGGGAGATGTCGCCATGACGGTTCCTGTTTTACGCGCTTTTGTAAAACAATATCCAGCAATTCAATTGACGGTAATTTCCCGTCCTTTTTTTAAGCCTTTCTTTGACGGAATCCCTAATGTTTCTTTTTTTGCTTTCGATGAAAAAGAACGTCACAAAGGGTTCTTGGGATTGCTTCGATTATTCCAAGATTTAAGAGCACTTCATATTGATGCTTTTGCCGATTTACACAATGTGTTACGTTCTCAAATTACCCGAAACCTTTTTGCTTTAAGCGGAAAAAAAGTTGCGGCAGTTGATAAAGGACGTCAAGAGAAAAAACAACTCACTCGCGCTGAAAATAAATTTTTCAAGCAATTGCCAACTATGTTTGAAAGGCATTGTAAAGTTTTCGAAAAGATTGGTTTTCCTGTAAATTTATCAACACCAGAATTTCCAGGAAAAGCTATTTTAAATGTTGAAATTTTAAAAATTATTGGTGACAATCAAGAAAAACTGATCGGAATTGCACCTTTTGCGCAATATGATTCTAAAGTTTATCCGATAGATTTAATGCAAGAAGTTATAAATGAACTGGCTCTAAATAGTAATCATACTATTTTGCTTTTTGGCGGTGGAAAGAAAGAGATTGAAGTGTTAGAATCGCTTTCAAAAGGTAAAGATAACGTCATAAATATGGCAGGTAAAATTAAATTTCAACAGGAATTACAATTGATTAGTAATTTAGATGTGATGCTTTCTATGGATTCTGGAAATGCACATATTGCTGCAATGCTTGGTATAAAAGTTGTAACGCTTTGGGGTGCAACACATCCTTTTGCTGGATTTTCACCTTTTAATCAACCGCTGGAACATGCTTTGGTTTCCGATAGAGAAAAATATCCTTTATTGCCAACATCAGTTTATGGAAATAAAAAAGTTGAAGGTTATGAGGATGTAATGCGAACGATTGAACCTAACAAAGTGGTGGCGTATATTCAGTCGCTGTTGTAG
- a CDS encoding DUF6427 family protein, whose protein sequence is MITSVFRKSTPLNFLLVGILMLFFFLLFLWQDLSWTNSIFLIVTKVGLFCLLVASVFMANFIAKKNGLSKDSTFTIFFYFLFLLFFPSVLDHTNLIVSNFFILLALRRLISLQSLKASKEKIFDASFWIFLAALFHFWSIIFIVLVFISILFHVSRDYRNWILPFIAFFVVTIFFLIYAAVFNLNGFEYLNQSVETNFEINYFTTNYQNAAFSIYATVALFFVVSMFSTLSNRPQLLITSYKKIIASFFIGVLIFMVSSNKSNDLLIFTFAPLAIMATSHIEMPQLKLNKELALYVLILCSMFAFFSQL, encoded by the coding sequence ATGATAACAAGTGTTTTTAGAAAATCTACACCATTAAATTTTTTATTGGTTGGGATTTTAATGCTGTTTTTCTTTTTACTGTTTCTATGGCAAGATTTATCTTGGACAAATTCCATCTTTTTAATAGTAACAAAAGTAGGTTTATTTTGCCTTTTAGTAGCTTCTGTCTTTATGGCAAATTTCATTGCTAAGAAGAACGGATTGAGTAAAGACAGTACATTCACAATCTTTTTTTATTTTTTGTTTCTCCTTTTTTTTCCGTCAGTTTTAGATCATACTAATCTGATTGTGTCTAACTTTTTTATACTCCTTGCGCTACGCCGATTAATTTCACTTCAGTCGCTCAAAGCGTCGAAAGAAAAAATATTTGATGCGTCATTTTGGATTTTTTTGGCAGCATTATTTCATTTTTGGAGCATAATCTTCATAGTTTTGGTTTTTATATCAATACTGTTTCATGTTTCTAGAGATTATCGAAACTGGATATTACCATTCATAGCTTTTTTTGTGGTAACAATTTTCTTTCTAATTTATGCAGCAGTTTTTAATTTGAACGGCTTTGAATACCTTAATCAAAGTGTTGAAACAAATTTTGAGATTAACTATTTTACCACTAATTATCAAAATGCTGCCTTCTCAATTTATGCTACAGTTGCTTTGTTTTTTGTAGTTTCTATGTTTTCAACATTGTCAAATAGACCGCAACTTTTAATCACTTCCTACAAGAAAATTATAGCTTCTTTTTTTATTGGTGTTCTTATATTTATGGTTTCAAGTAATAAAAGTAACGATTTGCTCATTTTTACTTTTGCTCCTTTAGCAATAATGGCAACGAGTCATATTGAAATGCCACAACTAAAATTGAATAAAGAACTAGCTCTTTATGTGCTTATTTTATGTAGCATGTTTGCTTTTTTCTCTCAATTATAA
- a CDS encoding DUF6341 family protein yields the protein MKAFFEAIQYLFVDILFAPLDFIRSLELSSWFAANTINWIFMIICVAAMVYWIKQLKLHKDNNEDNQDTTAHSFFK from the coding sequence ATGAAAGCATTTTTCGAAGCAATACAATACTTATTTGTAGACATTTTATTTGCTCCACTTGACTTTATTCGCTCTTTAGAATTGTCATCTTGGTTTGCGGCAAATACAATCAACTGGATTTTCATGATTATTTGTGTCGCTGCAATGGTATATTGGATCAAGCAATTAAAATTGCACAAAGACAATAACGAAGACAATCAAGACACAACTGCACATTCATTTTTTAAATAA
- the upp gene encoding uracil phosphoribosyltransferase, which translates to MQIHNLSENNSVLNHFLGQIRNIDVHRDSMRFRRNIERIGEIMAYELSKELEYKNIEIETPLGIKQTTAINDKLVLCSILRAGLTLHQGFLNYFDDAENGFISAYRHHPNNDDYFEIKVEYQAVADINNKNLLLLDPMLATGQSIVAVFNQLMERGSPKEIHIAVVIATPEGIAHLEEHLPENCHLWIASLDDGLDAKNYIVPGLGDAGDLAYGIKL; encoded by the coding sequence ATGCAAATTCATAATTTATCAGAAAATAATAGTGTCCTGAATCACTTTTTAGGACAAATAAGAAACATAGATGTTCATCGTGACAGCATGCGTTTTAGAAGAAATATTGAACGAATAGGCGAAATAATGGCTTATGAACTAAGCAAAGAATTAGAATATAAAAACATTGAAATTGAAACGCCACTTGGTATAAAACAAACAACAGCTATCAATGATAAACTCGTTTTATGTTCAATTCTACGAGCTGGACTTACGTTGCATCAGGGTTTTCTAAATTATTTTGACGACGCTGAAAATGGTTTTATTTCAGCCTATAGACACCATCCAAACAACGATGATTATTTTGAAATAAAAGTGGAATACCAGGCTGTTGCCGATATTAATAATAAAAACCTTTTATTACTTGATCCCATGCTCGCAACGGGTCAATCAATAGTTGCCGTTTTTAATCAATTAATGGAACGAGGAAGTCCTAAAGAAATTCATATAGCCGTTGTTATTGCAACTCCAGAAGGAATTGCTCATCTTGAGGAACACCTTCCTGAAAACTGCCATCTATGGATCGCTTCTTTAGATGATGGGCTTGATGCTAAAAACTACATTGTTCCTGGACTTGGTGACGCGGGTGATTTAGCTTACGGAATAAAATTATAA
- the purD gene encoding phosphoribosylamine--glycine ligase, with protein sequence MNILLLGSGGREHAFAWKMIQSPLCDTLFVAPGNAGTASIATNVVISPTDFEAIKTFVIKENVTMVVVGPEDPLVKGIYDFFLNDADLKHIPVIGPSKLGAQLEGSKEFAKEFLIKHNIPTAAYDSFTAETVEKGCEFLETLQPPYVLKADGLAAGKGVLIIQDLAEAKEELRNMLVHQKFGTASAKVVIEEFLDGIELSCFVLTDGKNYKILPTAKDYKRIGEGDTGLNTGGMGAVSPVPYVDAVLMEKIETRIVKPTIDGFQKDGISYKGFVFIGLINVNNEPIVIEYNVRMGDPETEVVIPRLKTDLVALFLAVAKEKLDEITLEIDERSATTIMVVSGGYPEDFEKGKLISGLETIEDSIVFHAGTKLDNGNVVSNGGRVLAITSYGNDFEEAIKKSYQNIDKLNFDKMYFRKDIGNDLK encoded by the coding sequence ATGAATATTTTACTACTGGGTTCTGGAGGAAGAGAACATGCTTTTGCATGGAAAATGATTCAAAGTCCGCTTTGTGACACACTTTTTGTAGCGCCAGGAAATGCTGGTACTGCATCGATAGCGACTAATGTTGTTATAAGTCCAACTGATTTTGAAGCTATAAAAACATTTGTTATTAAAGAAAATGTAACAATGGTTGTTGTAGGTCCAGAAGATCCATTAGTAAAAGGAATCTACGATTTCTTCTTAAATGATGCTGACTTAAAACATATACCAGTAATTGGACCATCTAAATTAGGTGCGCAACTGGAAGGAAGTAAAGAATTTGCAAAAGAATTTCTAATCAAACATAACATTCCAACGGCAGCATACGATAGCTTTACGGCAGAAACAGTTGAAAAAGGATGTGAATTTCTGGAAACATTGCAACCTCCATATGTTTTGAAAGCAGATGGACTTGCAGCAGGAAAAGGAGTTTTGATTATTCAAGATTTGGCAGAAGCCAAAGAAGAGTTGAGAAATATGCTGGTGCATCAAAAATTTGGTACAGCAAGTGCTAAAGTGGTTATCGAGGAATTTCTAGACGGTATAGAGCTAAGTTGTTTTGTATTGACTGATGGAAAGAATTATAAAATTCTCCCAACTGCTAAAGATTACAAACGCATTGGCGAAGGTGATACAGGATTGAATACGGGCGGAATGGGAGCAGTTTCTCCAGTTCCTTACGTAGATGCTGTTTTAATGGAAAAAATTGAAACACGTATCGTAAAACCAACTATTGATGGTTTTCAAAAAGATGGTATATCGTACAAAGGTTTTGTTTTCATTGGATTAATCAATGTCAATAACGAACCCATTGTAATTGAATACAACGTGAGAATGGGTGATCCAGAAACCGAAGTGGTGATCCCTAGATTGAAAACTGATCTAGTCGCGTTATTTTTGGCTGTAGCCAAAGAAAAGCTAGATGAAATTACTTTAGAAATTGACGAAAGAAGTGCAACAACAATCATGGTTGTATCTGGAGGTTATCCTGAGGATTTCGAAAAAGGGAAATTAATTTCAGGATTAGAAACCATTGAAGATTCTATAGTTTTTCATGCAGGAACAAAACTAGATAACGGCAATGTTGTTTCAAATGGAGGAAGAGTTTTAGCCATTACTTCGTACGGAAATGATTTTGAAGAGGCCATAAAAAAATCTTACCAGAATATAGATAAACTAAATTTTGATAAGATGTATTTTAGAAAAGATATTGGAAACGACTTGAAATAG
- a CDS encoding phenylacetate--CoA ligase family protein: protein MFPLFDLTLKFNGFPMKEAKSELQKIIALSEVDHEIFIENKKQQIVAFHLQNNAFFQNLVGSKKFKNWNDLPILNKKNLQSPLLERLSKGYSLKKSYINKTSGSSGTPFIFAKDKYCHAMTWASNIYRFGWYGIDFNTSYQARFYGIPLDYIGNIKERIKDFLSHRFRFSVFDLSDEVLEKMLKTFQREKFDYINGYTSSIVLFAKYLQKKNIVLTAICPTLKVCMVTSEMLFEDDKILLEKQFGIRIINEYGASELDLIAFQNTDGEWQVNAETLFVEILDENNQAVPNGTSGRIVITSLFNKAHPFIRYDIGDIGILDEKSTLQKPILKKLIGRTNDIAILPSGKKAPGLTFYYITKSIIEDDGNVKEFVIKQTKIDTFEIEYVSETELNSAQIQKIEKAIMLYLESDLVFIFDKKDKLERNKSGKLKQFVSFVK from the coding sequence ATGTTTCCACTATTCGACCTTACACTTAAATTTAATGGTTTTCCTATGAAGGAAGCAAAATCCGAATTGCAAAAAATTATAGCTTTATCTGAAGTTGATCACGAAATTTTTATTGAAAATAAAAAGCAACAAATTGTTGCTTTCCATTTGCAAAATAATGCCTTTTTTCAAAATTTAGTGGGTTCAAAAAAATTTAAAAACTGGAACGACTTACCTATTTTAAATAAAAAGAATTTACAAAGTCCATTATTAGAAAGGCTATCAAAAGGCTATTCCCTAAAAAAAAGTTACATAAATAAAACATCTGGCTCTAGCGGAACTCCCTTTATTTTTGCCAAAGACAAATACTGTCATGCTATGACCTGGGCTTCAAACATCTATCGTTTTGGTTGGTACGGAATCGATTTTAACACTTCATATCAAGCACGATTTTATGGAATTCCATTGGATTATATTGGTAACATAAAAGAACGAATTAAAGATTTTTTAAGTCATCGTTTTCGATTTTCGGTTTTTGATTTATCGGACGAAGTTTTAGAGAAAATGTTGAAGACATTTCAACGTGAAAAATTTGATTATATCAATGGCTATACGAGTTCTATCGTTTTATTTGCCAAATATTTGCAGAAAAAAAATATTGTTCTTACTGCTATTTGTCCAACTTTGAAAGTGTGTATGGTTACCTCCGAAATGCTTTTTGAGGATGATAAGATACTTTTAGAAAAGCAATTTGGCATTCGAATTATCAATGAATATGGTGCTTCAGAATTAGACTTAATAGCTTTCCAAAATACGGATGGAGAATGGCAGGTAAATGCTGAAACGCTATTTGTTGAAATCTTAGATGAAAATAATCAAGCGGTTCCTAATGGTACTTCAGGCCGAATTGTAATTACTTCCTTATTCAATAAAGCGCATCCATTTATTCGATATGACATTGGTGATATTGGAATTCTAGACGAAAAAAGTACACTACAAAAACCAATTCTAAAGAAATTGATTGGGCGTACTAATGATATTGCAATTTTACCAAGTGGCAAAAAAGCACCAGGATTGACATTTTATTATATCACAAAAAGCATTATTGAAGATGATGGAAATGTAAAAGAATTTGTAATTAAACAAACAAAAATAGATACTTTTGAAATCGAATATGTGAGTGAAACCGAATTAAATTCGGCACAAATTCAAAAAATTGAAAAGGCAATTATGCTTTATTTAGAAAGTGATTTAGTGTTCATCTTCGATAAAAAAGATAAATTAGAACGAAACAAAAGTGGAAAATTGAAACAATTTGTTTCATTTGTAAAATAA